The genomic region ACGTCCAGTCGGCGATCGCGCTGGCCAGCCGGCGTACCGGCGTCGACTTCAACTATCTGCTTGGCCAGGCGCAGGTCGAAAGCGGGATGCGGGCCGATGCGCGCGCCCGCACCTCCAGCGCGACCGGCCTCTATCAATTCATCGAGCAGAGCTGGCTCGCCGTCGTCAAAGAACATGGCGAGAAGCACGGCCTCGGCTGGGCGTCCGACAATATTCGCCAGAGTGCGAGCGGACGCTTCACCGTCGCGGACCCCGCGACGCGCAGCGCGATTCTCGATCTGCGCACCAATCCCCAGGTCGCCGCACTGATGGCCGCCGAACACGCGTCCGACAATCAGGCTGCCCTCGAATCGTCGCTCGGCCGCGCCACCAACGGGACCGATCTCTACATGGCGCATTTTCTTGGCCTGGGCGGTGCGCGCTCCTTCCTTGGAGCGCTGGAGACGAACCCTGGCCGGTCGGGAGCGTCGATGTTTCCCGCGGCGGCGCGCGCGAATCGCAACATCTTCTATGCGGCGAACGGCCAGCCGAAATCGCTCTCCGAAATTTATCGGGGCTTCGCCGCGAAGCTCGACCGCGGCGCCGCTGCCGTCGGTGCGACCGGACTCGCCTCGGCGTTGCCGAGTGGCGCGGCCGAGGTTCGTGCGCTCGCGAACGGCGGGGCCGTGATCCCCGGGACGCGCGCGGTCGCGGGCGACACGCCGTGGGTCGAAACGACGCTCGCCAATCTGAACACGCTGCGTCAGGTCGATCCGCTGCGCCCCACGCCCGACACTGCGCGGCTCGCCTATCTGATGCTCGCGAGCCTGGGGGGCTGACCGAATGACTGCCGTTTCGCTTTCGCCCGCTTCGTTCGGACCCGCGATGAAGAGTTTCGCGCTGCCACTCGCGATCCTGCTGCTCGTGGCGCTGATGGTGGTCCCGATCCCGGCGTTCCTGCTCGACGCCTTCTTCATCATGAACATCATGATCTCGCTCGCCGTGCTCATGGTGGCGCTCAATGCGCAGAAGCCGCTCGATTTCTCCGCCTTCCCCACCGTGCTGCTCTTCGTCACGCTGTTTCGGCTCGGATTGAACGTCGCCTCGACGCGCGTCGTGCTCGTCCATGGCCACGAAGGCGAGGCCGCCGCAGGGCATGTGATCGAGGCGTTCGGCACCTTCCTGATCGGCGGCGACTATGTGGTCGGACTGCTCGTCTTCTCGATCCTGATCATCATCAACATGATCGTGGTGACCAAGGGCGCCGGCCGCGTCTCCGAAGTCTCGGCGCGCTTCACGCTCGATGCGCTGCCGGGCAAGCAGATGGCGATCGACGCCGACCTCAACGCCGGCCTCATTACGCCGGACGAGGCACGCGCGCGCCGCATCGAAGTATCGACCGAAGCAGATTTCTACGGCGCGATGGATGGTTCGTCCAAGTTCGTGAAGGGCGATGCGATCGCTGGTCTGCTGATCCTCGCGATCAACATCCTCGGCGGCCTGATCCTCGGCACGATCACGCATCAGATGAGCGTGGGCGACGCCGCACAGACTTATGTGCTGCTGGCGATCGGCGACGCGCTGGTGGCGCAGATCCCGGCGCTGCTGCTTTCGATCGCCGCTGCCGCGATCGTCACGCGCGTCACTTCGAGCCACGATCTCGCCGGACAGATCGGTAGCCAGTTCGGCAGCCATCGCACCTGGACGCCGGTGGCGGTCATTCTGGGACTGCTGGGCATCCTCCCCGGAATGCCCGCGCTCGTCATCCTGCCTGCCGCTGCCGGCGCAGGTTTCGCCGCCTGGAAGCTCCGTGCGATTGCGAACCGACCGCCGCCGCCCGAGCCGGTGGCTACCGAACCGGCCGACCTCTCCAGGATCGGCTGGGACGAGGTGACCGACAGCTGCCACGTCATGCTCGACATCGGCTACGGCCTCGTGCCGCTGGTCGACGAGCGCCGCGGCGGCCCGCTCATGGGCCGCATCACCGGCGTGCGCCGCCAGCTCTCGAAGGAGCTGGGGTTCGTCGTGCCGCAGGTGCGGGTGCGCGACGACATCAATCTGCCGCCCTTCACCTATCGCATCCTGATCGGCGGCGTGGTGGTGGGCGAGGATTCGGTCTCGCCCGACGAGATGCTGGCGCTCGACACCGGGGAAGCCGCGGGCTCGATTCACGGCAAACCCTGCAAGGATCCGACGTTCGGGCTCGACGCGATCTGGGTCAATCCGGGCGACGCCGACGCCGCGACCGGCGCGGGGTATCTCGTGGTCGATCCGGGCACGGTCGTCGCCACGCACCTCAATCAGATGCTGCTCCAGAACGCGTCGGATCTGCTCGGCCCCGACGAGGTGCAGGCGCTGCTCGACGGGCTGAAGGACCGTGCGGCACAGCTCGTCGCGGCGCTGTCGCCGCAGCCGCTGCCTCTCACCACGCTGACGCAGGTGCTGCGCGGGCTGTTGGCCGAGAGCATTCCGCTCAAGGAATTCCGCCGCATTGCCGCCGCGATCGCGGTGGCCGCGCAGCGGACGCCCGACGCCGAGGAGATCATCGAGCTGATCCGGCCCGAGCTCGGCGCGCTCATCATTCAGAAGCTCTGCGGCGTGCGCGAGCCGCTGCGCGTGATGACGCTGGAAGGGCAGCTCGAGGCGCTGCTGGGGCAGGCGGTTCGCGCCGACGGATCGAATCGGCACACGATCGAGCCAGACCTTGGCCAGCGGATCGCCCAGGCGCTCAGCCATGCCGCGGCCCCGCTGATCGCCGAGGCCAAGCCCTTCGTCCTCGTCGTCCAGCCTTCGATCCGGCGCGCGATTCGCAAGCTCGTGAAGAGCGTGCTGCCCGACACGCCGGTGATGAGCTTCTTCGAAGTACCCGAGGAGAAGCCCGTCGAGGTCGTCGCGGTGATCGGTGCGCCGGAGGCGCTTCCCGCATGACCGCAGCTCCCCAAAGGAAGATCGATGCCATGACGGCAGCCGCCGCGCAGTCGCCGCTTACCTATTCGCGCACTCCTTCGTCCGAACGCGAGGCGGAGGCGCTGGTCCGCCGCCATCTGCACACGGTGCGCCGGGTCGCCTGGCACATCCACGGATCGATGAGCACGATCGTCGATGTCGAGGATTTGATCCAGATCGGGCTGGTCGCGCTGGTCGAGGCGGCGAGCGCGTTTGAGGATCGCGGGCAGGTGAGCTTCGAAAGCTATCTGATGACGCGGCTGCGCGGCGCGATGATCGACGAGCTTCGGCGACAGGCAACGCTGACTCGCGGCGCGATGCGGCGGCGGCGCGCGTACAACGGCGCGGTGGCCAGCCTTTCCGAGAGTCTCGGCCGCACACCCACCGATAGCGAAGTGGCGGAAAAGCTGGAAATCACGCCGGAGAAGCTGCGGCTGGAATATGCCACGGCCGAGGCGATCCGCTTCGATTCGATCGATGACGTCTATTCGGACGAGGCGCCCTGGTTCATGGCCGACGAGCCCGATGCCTTCGATCAGCTCGCCGAAGCCGATCAGCGCGAAGCACTGATCGAGGCGATCGCGGGCCTGCCCGAGCGCGAGGCGATGGTGATCCAGCTCTATTACGTCGAGGAACTCAACCTCGAGGAAATCGGCCAGGTGATCGGAGTCGGAGCCGCGCGCGTCTGCCAGATCAAGTCGGCGGCGCATGCGCGCCTGAAGAAGGCGTTGCGGGCGCGGCTCGGCTAGCGGTCGAGCAGCGCCAGCGTCCGATCGTCGCGCGCGCCCGAATAGAAGCCGTCGAGAACCGCGGCGAACCGCGCATCGCCGCTTACCGCCTCGAACAGAGTCATCGACGAGCGCAGTTTCATCGCATCGATGTCGCCGAGCATCGCCTCGGCCGTTCTGCGCCCGCGCCAGTCGAGCACCGCCTCGCTGCACTCGACAAGCCTGGGCCCGAGCTGGTCATGCGCCAGATAGGCGCACGCCTCGGCGCGGTCGACGATCGCATAGCGTTGCGCTTGCGCGCTACGGCCGAGCCCGGCGATCTGCGGAAAGACGAACCACATCCAGTGACCGCGCTTGTCGCCGGCGCGCAGCTCGGCGAGCGCAGCGGCATAGCTGTCGCGCTGCGCCGCGACGAAACGATCGAGTTCGTTCGCTACCATTGGTTCGGCTTCGCGCCGGCCGGCCGCTGCGTCAACTCCGCACGCGAAGAGCCCCGGCGGCATGGGCCGTCGGGGCTCCCGTGCGCCCCCTCTTGCGAGGGAGTTGACCGGTCGGGCGCGCCTGTCAGGGGGGTGACGCCCCCGACCGGCACAGCCTTAGCGGAGCAGCTGCAGAACCGATTGCTGGCTCTGGTTGGCCTGGGCGAGCATCGCAGTCGATGCCTGCGCCAGGATCTGCGCCTTTGCGAGCGCAGTCGTCTCGGCCGAGAAATCGGCGTCCTCGATCCGGCTGCGCGCCTCTTCGAGATTGGTCGAGATCGTGCTCAGATTGTTGACCGTCGACTGGAGGCGGTTCTGCACCGCACCCAGATCACCGCGGCTCGCCGAGATCTTGTCGAGCGCCGCGTCGATCACCGCCAGCGCATCCGAAGCCTCGGTCTGGCTGCTGATCGCGAGCGTGGTGTTCGTCGCAGTCAGCCCGGTGGCGGTGAGTCCCGCCTCGGTGCCGGAGATGGCGACCAGTTCGCCTTCCTCGGCCGAGAGTGCGACCGTTCCGGTGGCCGTCACGCCGGTGGAGTCGATCGCCGTCAGATCCATGGCTTCACCGTCGGCGCCAGTGGCCGCAGTGAACACGCCGTTGGCGCCCTTCAGCGCGACGTTCCCTCCGTCGGCGGCGGTCAGCACCAGCTTGCCGTCGACGTTCGACGCGACGATACCGGCATCGGACACGCCATCGGCGTCGTTGATGGTCGCCACCAGGTCGTCGACGTCGGTTTCGGTGCCGGCCAGAGCGACGTCGGTATCGCCCACCTTGATCGTGATCGCTTCGGCTTCCGGACCTTCGGCGGTCACGCCGGTCGACAGGCTGGTGAGCGCGACGGTTTCGCCCTCGAAGTCAGTCGCCGCAGTGAAGACCGCATCGCCGGCCGCGAATTCGATATCGCCGCCGTCGGCACGCGTCAGCACCAGCTTTCCGGTATCGACCGACGCGACATAGCCCGCGTCGGTGACGGCCGACGTGGCGTTGATGCGATCGGCCAGCGCCTGCACGCTGCCGGCGGTCTCGTCGGCAGCGGTAAGCGTGACCGTCTCGCCGCCGATCGTGAGGCTGAGCGCCTCGGCGATCTCGCCGGTATCGACCGTCAGCGTGACGCTGTTCGGCGCCTGGGTGGTGAACTTGCTCGCGTCGACGGTCAGCGAGACGGCGTTGGTCGCGGTCGCGGTGACGCCGGTTTCCTCAGACTTCGCGTTGATCGCGGCCGCCTTTGCCGCTGCCGATCCATCGGTGGAAGCGCCGATCGCGACACCGTTGATCGTCACGCTGCCCGCCGCCAGCGCAGTCGCGCCGACGTTACCGCCGCTGGCGCTTCCTTCGAGCGCCAGCAGACCCAGCTTGCCGGTCGACGCGGCCACCATCGACACGCTGATCGTCTCGCCGGCGTTGATGCCGGTCTGCAGCGTCAGGGCCTTGAGCGAACCGTCGAGCAGCTTCACGCCGTTGAAGTTGGCGGTTTTCGAGACATTGTCGATCTCGGCGACCAGCTGGTCCATTTCCGACTGCAGCGTTGAGCGCTCGATCGTTCCGAGCGTGCCGTTCGCCGACTGAGTGGCCAGTTCCTTCATGCGCTGAAGCATGTTGGTGACTTCGCCGAGCGATCCTTCGGCGGTCTGGGCGAGCGAAATGCCGTCGTTCGCATTGCGGATGGCGACCGCCATGCTGCGAACCT from Sphingosinithalassobacter sp. CS137 harbors:
- a CDS encoding lytic transglycosylase domain-containing protein is translated as MNVASIGNTADVQSAIALASRRTGVDFNYLLGQAQVESGMRADARARTSSATGLYQFIEQSWLAVVKEHGEKHGLGWASDNIRQSASGRFTVADPATRSAILDLRTNPQVAALMAAEHASDNQAALESSLGRATNGTDLYMAHFLGLGGARSFLGALETNPGRSGASMFPAAARANRNIFYAANGQPKSLSEIYRGFAAKLDRGAAAVGATGLASALPSGAAEVRALANGGAVIPGTRAVAGDTPWVETTLANLNTLRQVDPLRPTPDTARLAYLMLASLGG
- the flhA gene encoding flagellar biosynthesis protein FlhA, with product MTAVSLSPASFGPAMKSFALPLAILLLVALMVVPIPAFLLDAFFIMNIMISLAVLMVALNAQKPLDFSAFPTVLLFVTLFRLGLNVASTRVVLVHGHEGEAAAGHVIEAFGTFLIGGDYVVGLLVFSILIIINMIVVTKGAGRVSEVSARFTLDALPGKQMAIDADLNAGLITPDEARARRIEVSTEADFYGAMDGSSKFVKGDAIAGLLILAINILGGLILGTITHQMSVGDAAQTYVLLAIGDALVAQIPALLLSIAAAAIVTRVTSSHDLAGQIGSQFGSHRTWTPVAVILGLLGILPGMPALVILPAAAGAGFAAWKLRAIANRPPPPEPVATEPADLSRIGWDEVTDSCHVMLDIGYGLVPLVDERRGGPLMGRITGVRRQLSKELGFVVPQVRVRDDINLPPFTYRILIGGVVVGEDSVSPDEMLALDTGEAAGSIHGKPCKDPTFGLDAIWVNPGDADAATGAGYLVVDPGTVVATHLNQMLLQNASDLLGPDEVQALLDGLKDRAAQLVAALSPQPLPLTTLTQVLRGLLAESIPLKEFRRIAAAIAVAAQRTPDAEEIIELIRPELGALIIQKLCGVREPLRVMTLEGQLEALLGQAVRADGSNRHTIEPDLGQRIAQALSHAAAPLIAEAKPFVLVVQPSIRRAIRKLVKSVLPDTPVMSFFEVPEEKPVEVVAVIGAPEALPA
- a CDS encoding sigma-70 family RNA polymerase sigma factor; protein product: MTAAAAQSPLTYSRTPSSEREAEALVRRHLHTVRRVAWHIHGSMSTIVDVEDLIQIGLVALVEAASAFEDRGQVSFESYLMTRLRGAMIDELRRQATLTRGAMRRRRAYNGAVASLSESLGRTPTDSEVAEKLEITPEKLRLEYATAEAIRFDSIDDVYSDEAPWFMADEPDAFDQLAEADQREALIEAIAGLPEREAMVIQLYYVEELNLEEIGQVIGVGAARVCQIKSAAHARLKKALRARLG
- a CDS encoding DUF1810 domain-containing protein; its protein translation is MVANELDRFVAAQRDSYAAALAELRAGDKRGHWMWFVFPQIAGLGRSAQAQRYAIVDRAEACAYLAHDQLGPRLVECSEAVLDWRGRRTAEAMLGDIDAMKLRSSMTLFEAVSGDARFAAVLDGFYSGARDDRTLALLDR
- a CDS encoding flagellin, producing MTVIGTNIASLRASNASMGATASLQTAMERLSTGKRINSAKDDAAGLAIASRMTSQVRSMAVAIRNANDGISLAQTAEGSLGEVTNMLQRMKELATQSANGTLGTIERSTLQSEMDQLVAEIDNVSKTANFNGVKLLDGSLKALTLQTGINAGETISVSMVAASTGKLGLLALEGSASGGNVGATALAAGSVTINGVAIGASTDGSAAAKAAAINAKSEETGVTATATNAVSLTVDASKFTTQAPNSVTLTVDTGEIAEALSLTIGGETVTLTAADETAGSVQALADRINATSAVTDAGYVASVDTGKLVLTRADGGDIEFAAGDAVFTAATDFEGETVALTSLSTGVTAEGPEAEAITIKVGDTDVALAGTETDVDDLVATINDADGVSDAGIVASNVDGKLVLTAADGGNVALKGANGVFTAATGADGEAMDLTAIDSTGVTATGTVALSAEEGELVAISGTEAGLTATGLTATNTTLAISSQTEASDALAVIDAALDKISASRGDLGAVQNRLQSTVNNLSTISTNLEEARSRIEDADFSAETTALAKAQILAQASTAMLAQANQSQQSVLQLLR